In a genomic window of Glycine max cultivar Williams 82 chromosome 13, Glycine_max_v4.0, whole genome shotgun sequence:
- the LOC100797118 gene encoding CSC1-like protein ERD4: protein MDFTSFLTSLGTSFVIFLVLMIVFAFLSSRPGNNVVYYPNRILKGLEGGYKSRNPFSWIKEAVSSSERDVIAMSGVDTAVYFVFLTTVLSILVLSGVILLPVLLPLSVTDHGMKAQSKTQTSSNGTFSELDKLSMANITASSSRLWGFFIACYWVSIVTFVLLWRAYKHVSCLRAEALKSPDVKPEQFAIVVRDIPHAPQGQTRKEQVDYYFRTIYPETFYRSMIVTDNKEANKIWGSLEKYKKKLAHAEAVYEGSKTTAKPEGTRPTNKTGFLGLVGKKVDTIEYCNKKINELEARLESEQKVTLREKQQDAAVVFFSSRVVAASASQSLHAQMVDTWSVFDAPEPNQLIWPNLKIKYFQRELRQYLVYFIVALTIFFYMIPITFISAFTTLDNLVKYLPFIKPIVNIKALRTVLEAYLPQLALIIFLALLPKLLLFLSKFEGIPTESHAVRAASGKYFYFTVLNVFIGVTIGGTLFKAFKRIREHPTLDEISSLLAESLPGNATFFLTYVALKFFIGYGLELSRIVPLIIYHLKRKYLCKTEAELKEAWRPGDLGYGTRVPGDMLIVTIVFCYSVIAPVIIPFGALYFGLGWLVLRNQALKVYVPTFESYGRMWPHIHNRILASLILYQITMFGYFGTQKFYYTPLVLPLPILSLIFGFVCAKKFYPAFQHPALEVAANTLKEVPNMELIFRAYIPPSLRSEKIDDDRVEDALSQCSRTAPV from the exons ATGGATTTTACTTCGTTCTTGACGTCCCTGGGGACTTCGTTTGTGATATTTCTGGttttgatgattgtgtttgcGTTTCTATCAAGTAGGCCTGGGAACAATGTGGTGTACTACCCCAACAGGATCTTGAAGGGGTTGGAAGGAGGGTACAAGAGCCGCAACCCTTTCTCTTGGATCAAAGAGGCTGTGTCTTCTTCAGAACGTGATGTTATTGCCATGTCTGGGGTCGACACTGCCGTTTACTTTGTCTTTCTCACCACTG TGTTGAGTATCCTAGTTTTATCTGGAGTTATTCTGCTACCGGTTCTTCTGCCTCTTTCTGTTACTGACCATGGTATGAAGGCACAAAGTAAGACACAAACATCTAGCAACGGAACTTTCAGTGAACTCGACAAGTTATCAATGGCTAACATCACG GCAAGTAGTTCAAGGTTGTGGGGATTTTTTATTGCCTGTTATTGGGTCTCAATTGTTACCTTTGTTCTCCTATGGAGGGCTTACAAGCATGTGTCATGCCTGCGAGCTGAAGCTCTTAAGTCTCCTGATGTGAAGCCTGAACAGTTTGCTATAGTTGTGAGAGACATACCTCATGCTCCTCAAGGTCAGACTAGGAAGGAGCAGGTTGACTATTACTTTAGAACCATCTATCCTGAGACATTTTACAGATCTATGATTGTAACAGACAACAAAGAG GCGAACAAGATTTGGGGGTCATTAGAAAAGTATAAGAAGAAGCTTGCCCATGCTGAAGCAGTATATGAAGGGTCCAAAACAACTGCAAAACCAGAAGGAACAAGACCTACAAACAAGACTGGCTTCCTTGGACTTGTTGGTAAAAAGGTGGATACCATAGAGTATTGCAATAAGAAGATTAATGAACTCGAGGCCAGATTGGAATCTGAGCAAAAGGTCACTCTCAGAGAGAAGCAGCAAGATGCTGCTGTAGTATTTTTCTCAAGTAGGGTGGTTGCAGCATCTGCATCTCAGAGTTTGCATGCTCAAATGGTTGACACTTGGTCAGTCTTTGATGCTCCGGAACCCAATCAACTAATATGGCCTAATTTGAAAATCAAGTACTTTCAGAGAGAGCTGAGGCAATACTTGGTGTATTTCATTGTGGCACTGACTATATTCTTCTACATGATTCCAATTACATTTATATCTGCATTTACTACTTTGGATAATTTGGTGAAATATCTCCCATTCATAAAGCCAATTGTTAATATAAAGGCTTTGAGAACAGTGTTGGAAGCTTACCTCCCTCAACTTGCGCTGATTATTTTCTTGGCTTTGTTGCCCAAGTTGCTTCTGTTCTTGTCTAAATTTGAAGGCATTCCAACTGAAAGTCATGCAGTTAGGGCTGCAtcaggaaaatatttttattttaccgtACTGAATGTTTTCATTGGAGTTACTATTGGTGGAACCTTGTTCAAAGCATTCAAGAGAATTCGGGAGCACCCGACGTTGGATGAAATTTCGTCCTTGCTAGCTGAAAGCCTCCCAGGCAATGCTACTTTTTTCTTGACCTACGTGGCCCTTAA ATTTTTCATTGGCTATGGTCTTGAACTGTCCCGAATAGTTCCCCTTATTATCTACCATTTGAAGAGAAAATATCTTTGCAAGACTGAAGCTGAGTTGAAAGAAGCTTGGCGTCCAGGAGATCTTGGTTATGGAACTAGAGTTCCTGGTGACATGCTGATTGTCACAATTGTCTTCTGTTACTCTGTTATTGCTCCTGTGATAATCCCATTTGGTGCTCTATATTTTGGTCTAGGATGGCTTGTTCTGCGAAATCAG GCACTCAAAGTCTATGTACCAACATTTGAAAGTTATGGAAGAATGTGGCCACACATACACAACCGTATACTAGCATCTTTGATATTATACCAAATTACAATGTTTGGGTACTTTGGGACGCAGAAATTCTACTATACACCACTTGTGCTTCCTCTTCCCATATTGTCATTGATCTTTGGTTTTGTCTGTGCAAAGAAATTTTACCCCGCCTTTCAACATCCAGCACTTGAGGTTGCAGCTAATACACTTAAGGAAGTTCCCAATATGGAATTGATTTTCAGAGCTTACATTCCACCAAGCTTGAGGTCTGAGAAGATAGATGATGATCGGGTTGAAGATGCATTGTCTCAATGTTCGAGAACAGCACCTGTTTGA
- the LOC102660808 gene encoding pentatricopeptide repeat-containing protein At3g25210, mitochondrial, giving the protein MATILRRFFTIRSVSAYSLTPFTRPQPSLPLTRPLLLHARPSSSSTSPSRTPSEKQFETWVQALKPGFTPSDVAQALQAQSDPDLALDIFRWTAQQRNYKHTHHTYLIVIKHLIAGRRYHHAETLIEEVIAGAIDDASIPLYNSIIRFCCGRKFLFNRAFDVYKKMLNSNDCKPNLETYSLLFNSLLRRFNKLNVCYVYLHAVRSLTKQMKASGVIPDTFVVNMIIKAYAKCLEVDEAIRVFREMGLYGCEPNAYSFGYIAKGLCEKGRVDQGLGFYREMREKGFVPSTSTFVIIVCSLAMERRLEDAIELLFDMLGQSRSPDHLTYKTVLEGLCREGRVDEAFELLDECKKRDVSMGEKTYKSLLNDLYVICRE; this is encoded by the coding sequence ATGGCCACCATCCTCAGACGCTTCTTCACCATCCGTTCCGTCTCCGCCTATTCCCTCACCCCATTCACGCGTCCACAGCCCTCTCTCCCCCTCACGCGCCCCCTCCTCCTCCACGCGCGCCCTTCCTCATCCTCCACCTCACCCTCCAGAACCCCATCGGAGAAACAATTCGAGACATGGGTCCAGGCCCTCAAGCCGGGCTTCACCCCCTCCGACGTGGCCCAGGCCCTCCAGGCCCAGTCCGACCCAGACCTCGCCCTCGACATCTTCCGCTGGACCGCGCAGCAGCGCAACTACAAGCACACCCACCACACCTACCTCATAGTCATCAAACACCTCATCGCCGGCCGCCGCTACCACCACGCCGAAACCCTAATCGAGGAAGTCATCGCCGGCGCTATCGATGACGCCTCCATCCCACTCTACAACTCCATCATCCGCTTTTGCTGCGGCCGCAAATTCCTTTTCAACCGCGCCTTCGACGTCTACAAGAAAATGCTCAATTCCAACGACTGTAAACCTAACCTGGAAACCTATTCGCTTTTGTTCAATTCGCTTCTCAGAAGGTTCAATAAGTTGAATGTGTGTTATGTGTATCTGCACGCGGTTAGGTCTTTGACTAAACAAATGAAGGCTTCCGGTGTTATTCCTGATACTTTCGTGGTGAACATGATAATCAAGGCGTATGCCAAGTGCTTGGAGGTTGATGAGGCGATTCGGGTTTTTCGTGAAATGGGGTTGTATGGCTGTGAGCCTAATGCTTATAGTTTTGGCTACATTGCCAAGGGGTTGTGTGAGAAAGGGAGGGTGGATCAGGGGTTGGGGTTTTATAGGGAGATGAGAGAAAAGGGTTTTGTGCCTAGTACTAGTACTTTTGTGATCATTGTTTGTAGTCTCGCAATGGAGCGAAGGTTGGAGGATGCGATCGAGCTTTTGTTTGATATGTTGGGGCAGTCTAGGTCCCCTGATCATCTCACTTACAAGACTGTCTTGGAAGGGCTGTGTCGCGAGGGAAGGGTCGATGAAGCGTTTGAGCTGCTTGATGAATGCAAGAAGAGGGATGTTTCCATGGGTGAGAAGACGTACAAGAGTTTGTTGAATGACTTGTATGTTATATGCCGCGAGTAG